The following coding sequences lie in one Polluticoccus soli genomic window:
- the sppA gene encoding signal peptide peptidase SppA — protein MKQFFKMFFASMLAMIVTGVIMVALVIGLIVGAISKSDSDESRVTVASNSVLLIDVNKAYHEQGEKNSFAAFSDENSYQAGLYDAINAIKHAKTDDRIKGIYIKLTPSGNGWATMQQLRAAIVDFKTSKKFVYAYGENISQGAYYIASAADSVYVNPVGDIELKGMTTTIPFFKGTLDKLEIQPEIFYAGKFKSATEPFRAYEMSPENRHQVSEFQADFWSEFLRAAAEHTKTDTAMINQWAVSGAIQFPQDAERLKLVDGLRYWDQVEKLIRTKAGTEEKEEINYVDIDNYADHVRGKRKIKDERIAVLFAEGNIVDGGETDMRQVASKNMREQIRKIAKNDKVKAVVLRVNSPGGSALASEVILRELELLKQKKPLVVSMGDLAASGGYYISCKADSIFAMSNTITGSIGVFGMMFNVENMLKNKLGVTFDEVKNAPYADFPTATRPLTADEAARMQRSIDNVYTVFKSRVAQGRKMTIADVDSIAQGRVWTGSDALRIGLVDAIGGLDRAIASAAKLAKIDDYQVTTYPEPVDRFEAVMRRFKGSSVSAEVLKAAMEEEMGSDYQYYKQVKALRSMQGKALMAMPYSLTVK, from the coding sequence ATGAAACAATTTTTCAAGATGTTTTTCGCCTCTATGCTGGCGATGATCGTAACAGGAGTGATCATGGTAGCACTGGTGATCGGTCTGATCGTTGGGGCAATATCTAAATCTGACTCAGACGAATCCAGGGTCACCGTTGCATCAAACAGCGTGCTGCTCATAGACGTAAATAAAGCCTACCACGAGCAGGGCGAAAAGAACTCGTTTGCGGCATTTAGTGATGAAAACTCGTACCAGGCGGGCCTGTACGACGCGATCAACGCCATTAAACACGCCAAAACCGACGATAGGATCAAAGGCATCTATATCAAGTTGACACCGTCAGGCAACGGTTGGGCTACCATGCAGCAGCTGCGTGCCGCAATTGTCGACTTTAAAACCAGCAAGAAGTTTGTATACGCTTATGGCGAGAACATCTCCCAGGGCGCTTATTACATTGCCTCTGCGGCAGATAGCGTTTACGTAAACCCCGTGGGCGATATCGAGCTGAAAGGTATGACCACTACCATCCCGTTTTTCAAAGGCACGCTGGATAAACTGGAGATCCAACCTGAAATATTCTACGCTGGTAAGTTCAAAAGTGCTACCGAGCCATTCAGGGCTTACGAGATGAGTCCGGAGAACAGACATCAGGTTAGCGAATTCCAGGCTGACTTCTGGAGCGAGTTCCTGCGTGCAGCAGCCGAGCATACGAAAACCGACACGGCTATGATCAACCAGTGGGCAGTCTCAGGTGCGATCCAGTTTCCGCAAGACGCGGAACGTTTAAAACTGGTAGACGGTCTGAGATATTGGGACCAGGTAGAGAAGTTGATCAGGACCAAAGCTGGTACTGAAGAAAAAGAAGAGATCAATTATGTGGATATTGATAACTATGCTGACCACGTGCGTGGCAAAAGAAAGATCAAAGACGAGCGTATAGCAGTGCTGTTTGCAGAAGGTAACATTGTAGACGGTGGCGAAACAGATATGCGTCAAGTGGCTTCTAAAAATATGAGAGAGCAGATACGTAAGATCGCCAAGAACGACAAGGTCAAAGCCGTGGTGCTGCGTGTGAACTCCCCTGGCGGAAGCGCATTGGCTTCTGAAGTGATACTACGCGAACTGGAACTGTTGAAACAAAAGAAACCACTGGTAGTATCGATGGGCGACCTCGCAGCATCAGGTGGGTATTACATCTCTTGCAAAGCCGACAGCATTTTTGCTATGTCGAATACTATTACCGGTAGCATCGGTGTATTTGGTATGATGTTCAACGTAGAAAACATGCTGAAGAATAAGCTGGGTGTAACATTTGATGAAGTGAAGAACGCACCTTATGCAGATTTTCCAACTGCTACCCGTCCGCTGACAGCTGACGAAGCCGCTCGTATGCAGCGTTCGATAGATAATGTATACACCGTCTTCAAAAGCAGGGTAGCGCAGGGCCGCAAGATGACCATAGCCGACGTGGATAGCATAGCCCAGGGACGTGTATGGACAGGTAGTGATGCGTTGCGAATAGGCCTGGTGGATGCCATCGGCGGCCTGGATAGGGCTATCGCGAGCGCGGCTAAGCTGGCTAAGATCGACGATTACCAGGTGACTACTTATCCGGAACCGGTTGACAGGTTTGAAGCCGTGATGCGCAGGTTCAAGGGTTCATCGGTTTCGGCAGAGGTACTAAAGGCCGCAATGGAAGAAGAAATGGGTTCAGATTATCAATACTATAAGCAGGTAAAGGCGCTTCGTAGCATGCAAGGCAAGGCACTGATGGCTATGCCGTACTCTTTAACAGTAAAATAG
- a CDS encoding L-serine ammonia-lyase: protein MKKESISVFDIFKIGVGPSSSHTLGPWRAARRFVETIRTHGIDNVRSVRVLLYGSLAKTGKGHGTDVAVILGLCDEDPVTFDVNQITPRMNQIANLKKMLLGKEKEIAFDPAVDVVFLMDESLPLHPNAVTFLCSFNNGNEIAETFYSIGGGFVIKEGEDTSISDQVDLPFPIERSDELLHWCRKTGLSISEVVMENEHSWRDEAETRAGVMKIWEVMRDCIYRGTHITGQLPGGLNVTRRAAALNKKLLKDKPYNNYEEWLAAIRSGGQHFQYTLDWVSCFALAVNEENASFSRVVTAPTNGAAGVVPAVLHYYVAFCDGHHEDKIIQFLLTASEIGSIFKKGATLSAAMGGCQAEIGVSSSMAAAALTECLGGSVRQCLMAAEIAMEHHLGLTCDPVAGLVQVPCIERNTMGAIKAITASQLALQSNPDNARVSLDAVVNTMWETALDMNHKYKETAEGGLATNIPQSLSEC from the coding sequence TTGAAAAAAGAAAGCATTTCGGTATTTGACATATTTAAGATAGGGGTAGGACCGAGCAGTTCGCACACCCTTGGTCCATGGCGTGCTGCCAGGCGTTTTGTGGAAACTATACGTACGCACGGCATCGACAACGTGAGGTCGGTTAGGGTGTTGCTATACGGTTCTCTGGCTAAGACAGGTAAGGGGCACGGCACAGACGTTGCTGTGATCCTTGGTCTTTGCGATGAAGACCCGGTGACGTTCGACGTGAACCAGATCACCCCGCGAATGAATCAGATAGCAAACCTGAAGAAAATGCTGCTCGGCAAGGAGAAAGAGATAGCTTTTGATCCCGCTGTTGATGTGGTGTTCCTGATGGATGAAAGTCTGCCGCTGCACCCGAATGCTGTAACCTTTCTTTGCTCTTTCAACAATGGTAATGAGATCGCTGAAACCTTTTATTCAATAGGTGGGGGCTTCGTGATCAAAGAAGGAGAGGATACGTCCATCAGCGACCAGGTAGACTTGCCATTCCCGATCGAACGCTCTGATGAATTGCTTCACTGGTGCCGCAAAACAGGTTTGAGCATCTCTGAAGTAGTTATGGAAAATGAACACTCCTGGAGAGATGAAGCAGAAACAAGGGCGGGAGTTATGAAGATATGGGAGGTAATGCGAGACTGCATTTACCGTGGTACACATATCACAGGACAGCTTCCGGGTGGATTGAATGTTACTCGTCGTGCTGCAGCTTTGAACAAGAAATTGCTGAAGGATAAACCATACAATAATTACGAAGAATGGCTGGCTGCTATACGTAGCGGTGGTCAGCATTTTCAATATACGCTCGATTGGGTAAGCTGTTTCGCATTGGCCGTAAACGAAGAGAATGCTTCGTTCAGCAGGGTGGTGACAGCACCAACTAATGGTGCAGCTGGCGTAGTGCCTGCTGTGTTGCATTATTACGTTGCTTTCTGCGATGGTCATCACGAAGACAAGATCATCCAATTCCTGCTGACAGCATCTGAGATCGGTAGCATCTTCAAGAAAGGAGCGACACTCTCCGCTGCTATGGGTGGATGCCAGGCAGAGATCGGCGTCTCGTCATCTATGGCTGCCGCCGCATTGACCGAATGTCTTGGTGGTAGCGTACGTCAGTGCCTGATGGCTGCAGAGATAGCTATGGAGCACCATCTTGGTCTTACCTGCGATCCGGTTGCAGGTTTAGTGCAGGTACCATGCATTGAGCGAAACACGATGGGGGCTATCAAGGCCATTACTGCGTCGCAGCTCGCCCTGCAAAGCAATCCTGACAATGCACGCGTATCACTCGATGCGGTGGTCAATACCATGTGGGAGACCGCCCTCGATATGAACCATAAATACAAAGAAACCGCAGAAGGTGGCCTGGCTACCAATATTCCGCAAAGCCTTAGTGAGTGTTAA
- a CDS encoding alpha/beta hydrolase, with protein MRRLLLALTIMITLSAHGQGDYFNTPEFWNKLKLETKLEAPYTKPDTVIVVVSNRATQNDKLRFMSEERDGKQLRYYYVYAHNGKWHVLQVRSLSEAIQLMPESNRNWVVYTEGMGKLFTTDIYRGLTLAAQYGVNVIMLDYPSITTTKSGLGNYFFAIGNARIAYKDFLPVFAEIKQMKFNRRLGTGKLSLFFHSMGNNVLTGMAANSKLSMLNDAVWVDNLIMNAPCVNQTGHVKLLSKIAFAKHLYIHYNPEDKTLKGAHLMSGHRQLGESVDNPTYKYARYINFHTLADEGHSNFLSLIGRMPATPAAVRHYATLLNGDTVQLNNTGWYRRTAYKNIGWDILP; from the coding sequence ATGAGAAGATTATTACTAGCACTGACTATTATGATCACCCTGTCTGCACATGGACAGGGTGATTATTTTAATACACCTGAGTTCTGGAACAAATTAAAGCTCGAGACAAAACTTGAAGCCCCATATACCAAACCGGATACTGTTATCGTAGTAGTTAGCAACCGTGCCACGCAAAACGACAAACTGCGCTTCATGAGCGAAGAGCGCGACGGTAAACAACTACGGTACTATTATGTATATGCGCACAATGGCAAATGGCATGTACTTCAAGTAAGATCTCTGAGTGAAGCGATACAGTTAATGCCTGAGTCAAATCGCAACTGGGTTGTTTACACAGAAGGCATGGGTAAACTATTTACTACAGACATTTACCGAGGTTTGACACTTGCCGCCCAGTATGGCGTCAACGTGATCATGCTCGACTATCCTAGCATCACAACGACCAAGAGCGGATTGGGCAATTACTTCTTTGCTATCGGTAATGCAAGGATTGCCTATAAGGATTTCTTGCCCGTGTTTGCCGAGATCAAACAAATGAAATTTAATCGCAGACTAGGCACTGGCAAGCTTAGTCTCTTCTTTCATAGCATGGGCAACAATGTGCTGACTGGCATGGCAGCCAACAGCAAACTATCTATGCTTAATGATGCTGTCTGGGTCGATAATCTTATCATGAATGCACCTTGCGTTAACCAGACCGGCCACGTAAAACTACTGAGCAAAATCGCCTTCGCAAAACACTTGTACATACACTACAATCCAGAAGACAAAACCTTGAAAGGCGCGCACCTAATGAGCGGTCACAGACAACTCGGAGAGAGCGTTGATAACCCTACATACAAGTATGCCCGCTACATAAACTTCCACACTTTAGCAGACGAAGGGCACAGTAACTTCCTTTCATTGATAGGAAGAATGCCAGCAACACCAGCAGCTGTTAGGCACTATGCAACGCTCCTTAATGGAGACACCGTACAACTGAATAACACCGGTTGGTATAGGCGCACCGCCTATAAAAACATAGGATGGGATATATTGCCTTAG
- the kdsA gene encoding 3-deoxy-8-phosphooctulonate synthase: MNNSFLSNLFGEKYNADNFFLMAGPCVVENEEVVMKTAERVIGICDRLKIPYVFKASYRKANRTRLDSFTGIGDENALKLLAKVKSTFNVPIVTDIHDASEAAMAAEYVDVLQIPAFLCRQTDILVAAAATGKVVNVKKGQFLSPEAMQFAVDKLQQSGNNNIVLTDRGASFGYHDLIVDYRGIPTMKTMGVPVVLDCTHSLQQPNQTSGVTGGNPAMIETIARAGIAVGADGLFIETHPDPSVAKSDGANMLRLDLFESLLEKLTRLKQVVNTL; the protein is encoded by the coding sequence ATGAACAATAGCTTCTTATCAAATCTTTTTGGAGAAAAGTACAATGCTGATAACTTCTTCCTTATGGCCGGCCCATGTGTGGTGGAGAATGAAGAAGTGGTGATGAAGACAGCTGAGAGAGTTATTGGGATATGCGACAGGTTGAAGATACCTTATGTCTTTAAAGCATCTTATCGCAAGGCGAACCGTACGCGACTGGATAGCTTTACGGGTATAGGCGATGAGAATGCATTGAAGTTATTGGCTAAAGTCAAATCGACATTCAATGTCCCTATAGTAACAGATATCCACGATGCTTCGGAAGCTGCTATGGCGGCCGAATATGTAGACGTGCTGCAGATACCGGCCTTCCTTTGCAGGCAGACCGATATACTGGTTGCCGCCGCGGCTACAGGTAAAGTTGTGAATGTAAAGAAAGGACAATTCCTCAGCCCGGAAGCAATGCAGTTCGCTGTTGATAAGCTACAGCAAAGTGGCAATAACAATATCGTTCTTACTGACCGGGGTGCCAGCTTCGGTTACCACGACCTGATAGTAGATTATCGCGGCATACCAACGATGAAAACAATGGGAGTGCCGGTTGTCCTAGACTGCACACACTCATTGCAGCAACCTAACCAAACAAGCGGTGTTACCGGTGGTAATCCTGCTATGATCGAGACGATCGCTCGCGCTGGTATAGCAGTCGGGGCCGATGGCTTGTTTATAGAGACACATCCCGATCCATCAGTAGCTAAATCAGATGGCGCTAATATGCTGCGTCTTGATCTTTTTGAGAGTTTGCTGGAAAAGCTCACTAGGCTGAAGCAGGTTGTGAATACACTCTAA
- a CDS encoding GNAT family N-acetyltransferase, whose translation MNKYLHMQTSTATHSQPVDKEVTYRSAVLSDVRKLSVLYTQCYIHAYAIDGVSDEYANFITRQFSTERLSQAVSEHPGNIIVAEYDGNLVGVVEVAFDQKCPLGELVAPELNKLYVLQWFGSQGIGHRLLQESERLVRSKGEKQMWLWAWDQNPRAIAFYERQGYRVVGPAPCPMEQNDYVNIVMVKQLS comes from the coding sequence TTGAACAAGTATTTGCACATGCAAACTTCTACTGCCACACATAGCCAACCAGTTGACAAAGAGGTCACATACCGCTCCGCCGTTTTGTCGGATGTGCGGAAACTTTCGGTCCTGTACACACAGTGTTATATCCATGCTTATGCCATTGATGGCGTGTCAGATGAGTATGCCAATTTCATAACCAGGCAATTTTCCACAGAACGACTTTCACAAGCTGTTAGTGAGCATCCCGGCAATATCATTGTCGCCGAGTATGATGGTAACCTGGTAGGAGTTGTAGAAGTAGCGTTTGATCAAAAATGTCCCCTGGGAGAACTGGTGGCGCCAGAATTGAACAAACTGTATGTATTACAATGGTTTGGCAGCCAGGGCATCGGCCACCGTTTACTACAAGAAAGCGAGCGTCTAGTTCGATCAAAAGGCGAAAAACAAATGTGGCTATGGGCCTGGGATCAAAATCCGCGCGCTATTGCGTTCTACGAGCGCCAGGGTTACCGGGTTGTAGGACCAGCACCTTGCCCTATGGAGCAGAATGACTACGTAAACATCGTGATGGTAAAACAACTCAGCTAG